In Vigna unguiculata cultivar IT97K-499-35 chromosome 3, ASM411807v1, whole genome shotgun sequence, a single genomic region encodes these proteins:
- the LOC114178455 gene encoding methyl-CpG-binding domain-containing protein 11-like produces the protein MASSVEKEVGAAGAGADVGAGAGEEPLSLELPAPTGWKKKFFPKKYGTPKKNEIVFTAPTGEEIHNRKQLEQYLKAHPGGPAVSEFDWGTGETPRRSARISEKAKTTPPPEYEPPKKRGKKSPALKKEASQEDEKDETKEVQMEEADETKDHKDLEQEKNVVEENQDEKRVEDTDGNESTHHGENTDKPKDDENFKIAEAEVHTSKEKLEDKVVEGSEVVQSKDEEKIEQPLEETKKDDGTDEKKVELEGENKEEHSKGTQVSQVNDEEKVGQPLEESKKDDGTNEKKVELEGENKVEHNKGTQVNDEAHFKVHDINKKAESELTENGS, from the exons ATGGCAAGTTCAGTGGAGAAGGAGGTTGGCGCTGCTGGTGCTGGTGCTGATGTTGGTGCGGGTGCAGGGGAAGAACCTCTGTCGTTGGAACTTCCTGCTCCAACTGGTTGGAAGAAGAAG TTCTTTCCGAAAAAGTATGGAACCCCAAAGAAAAATGAGATTGTATTCACTGCTCCAACTGGAGAGGAGATCCACAATCGGAAGCAACTGGAGCAGTATTTGAAAGCACACCCTGGTGGCCCAGCTGTATCTGAATTTGATTGGGGAACTGGTGAAACCCCAAGAAGATCAGCAAGAATCAGTGAGAAGGCGAAGACTACTCCTCCCCCAGAATATGAGCCCCCAAAGAAACGTGGCAAGAAATCGCCAGCTTTGAAAAAAGAAGCTTCTCAGGAAGATGAAAAAGATGAAACAAAAGAAGTGCAAATGGAAGAAGCTGATGAAACTAAGGATCATAAAGATTTAGAGCAGGAAAAAAATGTTGTGGAGGAAAACCAAGATGAGAAGAGAGTAGAGGATACAGATGGCAACGAATCCACTCATCATGGAGAAAATACTGATAAACCTAAGGATGATGAAAATTTCAAGATTGCTGAGGCAGAGGTACATACCTCAAAAGAGAAACTCGAGGACAAAGTAGTTGAGGGCTCTGAAGTTGTTCAGAgtaaagatgaagaaaagatTGAACAGCCACTGGAGGAGACAAAGAAAGATGATGGAACTGATGAGAAAAAGGTTGAACTGGAAGGAGAGAATAAGGAGGAACATAGTAAAGGTACTCAAGTATCTCAAGTGAATGATGAAGAAAAGGTTGGACAGCCACTCGAGGAGTCAAAGAAAGATGATGGAACTAATGAGAAGAAGGTTGAACTGGAAGGGGAGAATAAGGTGGAACATAACAAAGGCACTCAAGTGAATGATGAAGCACATTTTAAGGTTCATGATATAAATAAGAAGGCTGAATCAGAGTTGACCGAGAATGGAAGCTGA
- the LOC114178456 gene encoding thylakoid lumenal 16.5 kDa protein, chloroplastic produces the protein MALHFLPTAHPFCLPSSPSLSLATQSQVYRSINCSVKRQLTLCRAVNQPSVHPPILTKRGLSISFLTTFVLSFAGEGSHAAILEADDDEELLEKVKRDRKKRLERQGVIKSSTKETGYLQDLVYKLSEVGKAIENNDLPKAASVFGSGTDTDWVQKANIALNKLSASPEEKTEVDTFNSSIASLISSVAKNDVESSKIAFVSSASAFEKWTSLTGLIVQLKGL, from the exons atgGCATTACATTTTCTCCCAACTGCACACCCCTTCTGTCTACCATCATCACCTTCTTTGTCATTGGCAACACAATCACAAGTTTACCGCTCCATCAATTGTAGTGTGAAAAGGCAATTAACACTTTGCAGAGCAGTTAATCAGCCATCAGTGCATCCCCCAATTCTGACCAAAAGAGGCTTATCCATCAGTTTTCTCACCACTTTTGTGCTTTCATTTGCTGGTGAGGGTTCTCATGCAGCTATACTTGAAGCAGATGATGATGAGGAGCTCTTGGAAAAAGTGAAGAGGGACAGGAAAAAGAGACTTGAAAGACAAGGTGTGATCAAATCCTCCACCAAAGAAACAG GGTATCTTCAGGATCTGGTATATAAACTGAGTGAAGTTGGTAAAGCAATTGAAAACAATGATCTACCTAAAGCCGCTTCTGTCTTTGGGAGTGGCACTGATACTGATTGGGTCCAGAAAGCTAATATAGCTTTGAATAAG TTGAGTGCCAGTCCTGAAGAAAAGACTGAGGTTGACACATTCAATTCCTCCATAGCTTCATTGATTTCATCAG TTGCTAAGAATGATGTTGAGTCGTCCAAAATTGCCTTTGTGTCTTCGGCCAGTGCTTTTGAGAAGTGGACCTCCTTGACAGGGCTGATTGTTCAGCTTAAAGGGCTTTGA
- the LOC114178079 gene encoding glucan endo-1,3-beta-glucosidase 14-like isoform X1: protein MTIFPFFCPFFILFFTQTGYVQAFTGTYGINYGRIANNIPSPDEVVTLLRAAKIRNVRIYDADHSVLQAFSGTGLEIVVGLPNGQLQNMSSSADHALSWVKENVQTFLPNTRIRGIAVGNEVLGGNDFSLWGVLLGAVKNIYNATKKLHLEQVVQISTANSFAVFATSYPPSSCKFNDNVSQYMKPLLEFFQQIGSPFCLNAYPFLAYASDPEHIDINYALFEPTEGIYDPIYRLHYDNMLDAQIDAAYAALENAGFHKMEVIVTETGWASNGDQSEAGANATNARTYNYNLRKRLAKRKGTPHRPKNIVKAYIFALFNENEKDGHLSEKNYGLFKADGSISYNIGFHGLSAGHSSLLSLKSIYSEGLSWSYTMVFCLPCLILLNWWS from the exons ATGACAATCTTTCCCTTCTTCTGCCCCTTCTTTATACTCTTCTTCACACAAACAG GTTACGTGCAAGCGTTCACCGGAACCTATGGTATAAATTACGGGAGGATTGCAAATAATATTCCCTCACCTGATGAAGTTGTTACTCTTCTCAGAGCAGCAAAAATAAGGAACGTTAGAATCTATGATGCTGATCACAGTGTTCTCCAAGCATTTAGTGGAACTGGGCTTGAAATTGTAGTGGGACTTCCCAATGGGCAGCTGCAAAACATGAGTTCGAGTGCAGACCATGCTTTGAGCTGGGTAAAAGAAAATGTACAGACATTTCTTCCAAACACAAGAATTCGTGGAATTGCAGTAGGCAATGAGGTTTTGGGTGGGAACGACTTTTCGCTGTGGGGAGTTCTTTTGGGTgctgttaaaaatatttacaatgcTACTAAGAAGCTTCATTTGGAACAAGTGGTTCAGATTTCCACTGCAAATTCATTTGCGGTTTTTGCGACTTCCTACCCTCCCTCCTCATGTAAATTTAATGATAATGTTAGTCAGTATATGAAGCCTCTATTGGAGTTTTTCCAACAGATCGGCTCTCCTTTCTGTTTGAACGCTTACCCTTTCTTAGCCTACGCAAGTGACCCTGAACATATTGATATAAATTATGCACTTTTTGAACCAACAGAGGGAATTTATGATCCAATATATCGTCTGCATTATGATAACATGCTCGATGCTCAGATTGATGCAGCCTATGCAGCTTTGGAGAATGCTGGATTTCACAAAATGGAAGTTATAGTTACTGAGACTGGCTGGGCCTCAAATGGAGATCAAAGTGAAGCTGGAGCAAATGCAACTAATGCAAGGACATACAATTATAATCTGCGGAAAAGGCTTGCTAAGAGGAAAGGAACCCCACACAGGCCTAAAAATATTGTGAAGGCATACATTTTTGCATTGTTCAATGAGAATGAGAAGGACGGGCATTTATCTGAGAAGAACTATGGACTCTTCAAGGCTGATGGGAGTATATCATATAACATTGGTTTTCATGGACTTAGTGCTGGACATTCATCTCTTTTGTCTCTTAAG AGTATCTATAGTGAAGGTTTGTCCTGGTCCTACACGATGGTATTCTGTTTACCTTGTTTGATACTGCTGAATTGGTGGAGTTAG
- the LOC114178079 gene encoding glucan endo-1,3-beta-glucosidase 14-like isoform X2, producing the protein MTIFPFFCPFFILFFTQTGYVQAFTGTYGINYGRIANNIPSPDEVVTLLRAAKIRNVRIYDADHSVLQAFSGTGLEIVVGLPNGQLQNMSSSADHALSWVKENVQTFLPNTRIRGIAVGNEVLGGNDFSLWGVLLGAVKNIYNATKKLHLEQVVQISTANSFAVFATSYPPSSCKFNDNVSQYMKPLLEFFQQIGSPFCLNAYPFLAYASDPEHIDINYALFEPTEGIYDPIYRLHYDNMLDAQIDAAYAALENAGFHKMEVIVTETGWASNGDQSEAGANATNARTYNYNLRKRLAKRKGTPHRPKNIVKAYIFALFNENEKDGHLSEKNYGLFKADGSISYNIGFHGLSAGHSSLLSLKDYMDLEVCNSEKCI; encoded by the exons ATGACAATCTTTCCCTTCTTCTGCCCCTTCTTTATACTCTTCTTCACACAAACAG GTTACGTGCAAGCGTTCACCGGAACCTATGGTATAAATTACGGGAGGATTGCAAATAATATTCCCTCACCTGATGAAGTTGTTACTCTTCTCAGAGCAGCAAAAATAAGGAACGTTAGAATCTATGATGCTGATCACAGTGTTCTCCAAGCATTTAGTGGAACTGGGCTTGAAATTGTAGTGGGACTTCCCAATGGGCAGCTGCAAAACATGAGTTCGAGTGCAGACCATGCTTTGAGCTGGGTAAAAGAAAATGTACAGACATTTCTTCCAAACACAAGAATTCGTGGAATTGCAGTAGGCAATGAGGTTTTGGGTGGGAACGACTTTTCGCTGTGGGGAGTTCTTTTGGGTgctgttaaaaatatttacaatgcTACTAAGAAGCTTCATTTGGAACAAGTGGTTCAGATTTCCACTGCAAATTCATTTGCGGTTTTTGCGACTTCCTACCCTCCCTCCTCATGTAAATTTAATGATAATGTTAGTCAGTATATGAAGCCTCTATTGGAGTTTTTCCAACAGATCGGCTCTCCTTTCTGTTTGAACGCTTACCCTTTCTTAGCCTACGCAAGTGACCCTGAACATATTGATATAAATTATGCACTTTTTGAACCAACAGAGGGAATTTATGATCCAATATATCGTCTGCATTATGATAACATGCTCGATGCTCAGATTGATGCAGCCTATGCAGCTTTGGAGAATGCTGGATTTCACAAAATGGAAGTTATAGTTACTGAGACTGGCTGGGCCTCAAATGGAGATCAAAGTGAAGCTGGAGCAAATGCAACTAATGCAAGGACATACAATTATAATCTGCGGAAAAGGCTTGCTAAGAGGAAAGGAACCCCACACAGGCCTAAAAATATTGTGAAGGCATACATTTTTGCATTGTTCAATGAGAATGAGAAGGACGGGCATTTATCTGAGAAGAACTATGGACTCTTCAAGGCTGATGGGAGTATATCATATAACATTGGTTTTCATGGACTTAGTGCTGGACATTCATCTCTTTTGTCTCTTAAG GACTATATGGATTTGGAAGTATGTAATTCTGAAAAGTGTATTTGA